In Chloroflexota bacterium, a single genomic region encodes these proteins:
- a CDS encoding amidohydrolase has protein sequence MRKILIRNADVITLNENSDVLYRTNIAIADGKIQAIGAVPPDFEADEAIEASDHVVMPGFFNAHTHASMTFERGWADDLPFERWLNERIWVAESTLTAEDVRWGAYLAAAEMIRAGTVGFADHYFFMDEVAQVAEEAGLRANLAWCVFGMGAQTEIGRGLEESIEFVQRWQGAAGGRIRTVLGPHSPYACPPDFLATVAEKAAKLGVGIHIHLSEFREQLESSLVRYGVTPVKFLEQRGILDHPTIAAHCIYLTPEDMDILGVKQVNVIQCPITHMKLGMGVTPVPELLAREVNVALGTDGPASNNGLDMLEEARLATLIQKDHHLDPVILPAELTLRLATQNGAKALGFPESGVLAPGRPADLIIFDFRKPHLRPRHNLLSNIIYSAKSADISHVIVAGRILLKDGVLTTLDEERILYEAEQRAFRMVKQDMHIVRAYDLGLRK, from the coding sequence ATGCGCAAGATCCTGATTCGAAATGCTGATGTCATTACCCTGAATGAAAATAGCGATGTCCTGTATCGTACCAATATTGCCATCGCGGATGGAAAAATACAGGCTATAGGTGCTGTTCCTCCTGATTTTGAAGCGGATGAGGCTATCGAAGCCAGTGACCATGTGGTCATGCCCGGCTTTTTCAATGCCCATACTCATGCGTCAATGACCTTCGAGCGAGGGTGGGCCGACGACTTGCCCTTTGAGCGCTGGCTGAACGAGCGCATTTGGGTAGCGGAATCAACACTGACGGCAGAGGATGTGCGCTGGGGGGCATATCTAGCGGCCGCCGAAATGATACGCGCTGGCACGGTAGGATTTGCCGATCATTATTTCTTCATGGACGAAGTGGCGCAGGTTGCGGAGGAAGCGGGATTGCGCGCCAACTTAGCTTGGTGCGTGTTCGGAATGGGAGCGCAGACAGAAATCGGGCGAGGACTCGAAGAGAGCATTGAATTCGTGCAACGCTGGCAGGGAGCGGCAGGAGGCCGCATCCGGACAGTCCTGGGGCCGCATTCTCCCTATGCCTGTCCGCCTGACTTCTTGGCCACAGTTGCTGAGAAAGCGGCCAAACTTGGCGTGGGCATCCACATTCACCTGTCAGAGTTCCGCGAGCAGCTGGAGAGTTCCCTGGTTAGGTATGGGGTAACGCCGGTCAAGTTCCTCGAGCAAAGGGGCATTCTGGACCACCCTACCATAGCAGCACACTGCATCTACCTCACGCCCGAGGACATGGACATTCTGGGGGTCAAACAAGTGAACGTTATACAGTGCCCGATCACGCACATGAAGCTTGGCATGGGTGTGACGCCAGTCCCAGAATTGTTGGCCAGAGAGGTAAATGTGGCACTTGGAACCGATGGGCCGGCCTCGAACAACGGTCTCGATATGTTAGAGGAAGCCCGATTGGCCACGCTAATACAGAAAGATCATCACCTAGACCCAGTGATCTTGCCTGCTGAGCTGACCTTGCGCTTGGCAACTCAGAATGGTGCCAAGGCTCTAGGATTTCCCGAAAGCGGAGTGCTTGCCCCAGGGAGGCCAGCAGACCTCATTATCTTTGATTTTCGCAAGCCACACCTTCGCCCACGCCACAACTTGCTATCGAACATTATCTATTCAGCCAAATCCGCTGACATCAGCCACGTCATCGTGGCTGGGCGTATCCTACTGAAAGATGGGGTATTGACCACGCTGGATGAGGAGCGCATCCTGTACGAAGCGGAACAACGCGCGTTTCGCATGGTCAAGCAGGATATGCACATCGTACGCGCCTATGACCTGGGGTTGAGAAAATAA